The following proteins are co-located in the Gossypium hirsutum isolate 1008001.06 chromosome A02, Gossypium_hirsutum_v2.1, whole genome shotgun sequence genome:
- the LOC107949160 gene encoding CASP-like protein 1D1, whose product MASTDKTAVPLSSPKSEATPPSAVAAAAKSPVNYSFVDVVLRVLLFAATLTSVVVMATSKETELVPVPGFPLVRIQLQAKFNHSPALVYFIAALSVTGFYSIITTLASLSIVLNPTYSKTFLLFFAFFDVIFVGIVASATGAAGAVGYIGLKGNTHVGWTKICNVYDKFCRYTASSLALSLFAAILLVLLSMISTFTLYKKIRD is encoded by the exons ATGGCATCCACTGATAAAACTGCTGTCCCACTGTCATCACCAAAGTCTGAAGCTACCCCACCATCCGCAGTGGCGGCTGCGGCTAAGTCCCCTGTCAACTATTCTTTTGTCGATGTTGTTCTTCGGGTCTTATTATTTGCCGCTACTCTAACTTCAGTGGTGGTCATGGCTACCAGCAAGGAAACCGAGCTGGTTCCAGTGCCAGGCTTCCCTTTAGTTAGGATCCAACTCCAAGCAAAGTTCAATCATTCACCTGCCCTCGT ATATTTCATAGCAGCATTATCAGTAACAGGCTTCTACAGCATTATCACTACGTTGGCATCACTTTCAATCGTCCTTAACCCTACCTATTCCAAAACCTTCTTGCTCTTTTTTGCTTTCTTCGATGTG ATATTTGTCGGGATCGTGGCCTCTGCAACCGGTGCAGCAGGGGCCGTCGGTTATATCGGATTAAAGGGCAACACTCACGTCGGGTGGACCAAAATCTGCAATGTCTACGACAAGTTCTGTCGATACACAGCGAGCTCGCTTGCACTCTCATTGTTTGCTGCCATCCTTCTGGTGTTGCTCTCAATGATATCAACCTTCACACTTTACAAAAAGATCCGCGACTAG